A single region of the Penaeus monodon isolate SGIC_2016 unplaced genomic scaffold, NSTDA_Pmon_1 PmonScaffold_50, whole genome shotgun sequence genome encodes:
- the LOC119571066 gene encoding uncharacterized protein LOC119571066: MGGLPPLTGKWRGPARVLKRLGPVSFEIQDVATEVQMKAHLNHLKRYCPPNELSYAAEDDEDDDDGDDGDEGDVGADEPPNSVDPWVAVLTSMMSPLTTPTQGMGGLWNVPFTKRGRGTPVVTPHTHLFHLRVIPVVHPHPVWERESPGDTNNPASSADTYQCLVTSPTISQPKQPKTRKYRYSPAL; encoded by the exons ATGGGAGGTCTTCCTCCCCTTACTGGGAAATGGCGTGGCCCTGCTCGCGTCCTGAAGCGTCTGGGACCGGTCTCTTTTGAGATCCAGGACGTCGCAACTGAAGTTCAGATGAAGGCTCATCTGAATCACTTGAAGCGCTACTGCCCACCAAATGAGCTTTCATATGCTGCGGAAGatgacgaagacgacgacgacggtGACGACGGTGACGAAGGTGACGTTGGTGCTGATGAACCCCCTAACTCAGTTGACCCTTGGGTTGCCGTGCTGACATCTATG ATGTCTCCGCTGACCACTCCGACCCAAGGCATGGGAGgattgtggaatgtaccattcaccaAGAGGGGACGTGGCACTCCAGTTGTCACTCCACATACACACCTGTTTCACCTGCGCGTGATTCCCGTAGTTCACCCCCATCccgtttgggaaagggaaagcccGGGCGATACCAACAATCCTG CCTCctcagcagacacgtatcagtgtttgGTGACTTCGCCCACcatctctcagccaaagcagcccaagaccaggaaatacaggtaCTCACCAGCCCTTTAA